One genomic region from Halobacteriovorax vibrionivorans encodes:
- a CDS encoding Rossmann-fold NAD(P)-binding domain-containing protein has protein sequence MKNNLLVFGAGNLGEKVATLWKDRFPSEEVFGVTNTTRNHSQLSSKEITPLCYGEKLPKVSNILFSIPPKDNYSELVKEAFKCWDESGNFLFISSTSVYLESNGGVVNENSKANPEHRLFSVEEMVIDKGGCVLRLAGLYDKHRGPHLYLKSKMKLSSSKDSLLNLIHTQDAAELSVKALESGSKGTRYLGCDGSPMTKSEFAKIVLGEQAKGVEYSSQNSNSKMCNNEWTRKTLNWQPQWPDFKAWSQDILKKTLKQLFM, from the coding sequence ATGAAAAATAATTTATTGGTATTTGGCGCTGGCAATCTCGGAGAGAAAGTTGCAACTCTTTGGAAAGACAGATTTCCTAGCGAAGAAGTATTTGGTGTCACTAATACAACTAGAAATCATTCGCAGCTTAGCTCAAAAGAAATCACTCCTCTTTGTTATGGCGAAAAGCTTCCGAAAGTTTCAAATATTTTATTTTCAATACCTCCAAAAGATAACTACTCTGAACTCGTAAAGGAAGCTTTTAAGTGTTGGGATGAGTCTGGTAATTTTCTATTTATTTCTTCGACTTCTGTTTATTTGGAAAGTAATGGAGGAGTTGTAAATGAAAACTCAAAGGCAAATCCTGAGCATCGCTTATTTTCAGTTGAAGAGATGGTTATTGATAAAGGTGGCTGTGTTTTAAGATTGGCCGGACTCTATGACAAACACAGAGGCCCTCATCTGTATTTAAAAAGTAAGATGAAACTTAGCTCATCAAAAGACTCTCTACTTAACTTAATCCACACCCAAGATGCCGCTGAGCTATCAGTAAAGGCACTTGAAAGTGGATCGAAAGGTACAAGATACCTAGGATGTGACGGAAGTCCTATGACGAAGAGTGAATTTGCAAAAATCGTTTTAGGTGAACAGGCAAAGGGTGTTGAATATTCTAGTCAGAACTCTAATAGTAAGATGTGTAATAATGAATGGACTCGTAAGACATTAAATTGGCAACCGCAATGGCCAGACTTTAAAGCATGGAGCCAGGACATTCTAAAGAAAACTTTGAAACAGCTCTTTATGTAA
- a CDS encoding tRNA-dihydrouridine synthase family protein — MSFNDHLVLAPIRGVTNYVYRNALEQTFSGADSAIAPYIVTKHTNELNKRQLHDVLPEKNLLPTTAQILTKEVDQFLYVANIYKDFGVKKVNLNMGCPYPMVANRTKGSGLLLHPDKVEKLLTGIKEKCPIEFSVKIRLGREDVSEIKEIIPMINKLEINDFTIHARYGKQIYVGGVDLDAFEECLPLLNTTPCYNGDINTVEDFKAYKARFPQINRWMVGRAGLSNPALMAQIKGSKFNEQTYLAKFIEMHKLMSEEYLSMDNAKSDYLQKMRGHWLYFKDIFENEHKVYKKVKKAKSIEHYNDVVEWIFEQDLNPDFLN; from the coding sequence ATGAGTTTTAATGATCACCTGGTTCTCGCCCCGATTCGTGGTGTAACCAACTACGTTTATCGCAATGCCTTGGAGCAGACATTTTCTGGCGCTGATAGTGCCATCGCTCCCTATATTGTGACAAAACATACAAATGAACTCAATAAGCGCCAACTTCACGATGTTCTTCCAGAGAAGAACCTTCTTCCGACCACGGCCCAAATTCTCACAAAAGAAGTTGATCAATTCTTATATGTGGCAAATATCTATAAAGACTTTGGTGTTAAGAAGGTTAATTTAAATATGGGCTGCCCTTATCCAATGGTGGCCAATAGGACCAAAGGATCAGGCCTTCTTCTTCATCCAGATAAAGTGGAAAAGCTTTTAACAGGAATCAAAGAAAAGTGTCCCATCGAGTTTTCAGTTAAGATTCGCCTTGGACGTGAGGATGTCTCCGAGATCAAAGAGATCATTCCCATGATCAACAAATTAGAAATCAATGACTTCACAATTCATGCTCGCTACGGAAAACAAATTTATGTTGGTGGCGTGGATCTTGATGCCTTTGAAGAGTGCTTGCCTCTATTAAATACAACTCCCTGCTATAACGGAGATATCAATACAGTAGAAGATTTCAAGGCCTACAAAGCAAGATTTCCACAGATTAATCGCTGGATGGTAGGACGCGCAGGCCTTTCAAACCCGGCCCTTATGGCCCAGATCAAGGGGTCAAAATTTAATGAACAAACCTATCTGGCAAAGTTCATTGAAATGCATAAGCTTATGAGCGAAGAATACCTCTCAATGGACAATGCCAAATCAGACTACCTACAAAAAATGCGAGGTCATTGGCTCTACTTCAAAGATATCTTTGAGAATGAGCACAAGGTTTATAAGAAAGTTAAGAAGGCAAAATCCATCGAGCATTATAATGACGTTGTTGAATGGATCTTTGAGCAGGATTTGAATCCCGACTTCTTAAATTAA